A window of Argopecten irradians isolate NY chromosome 1, Ai_NY, whole genome shotgun sequence contains these coding sequences:
- the LOC138328158 gene encoding acetyl-CoA acetyltransferase, cytosolic-like — protein MTHVDVVIVSAVRTPIGSFNGGLSTLPAHDLGSICIKEALQRANLKGEDVSEVILGQALSAGQGQNPARQASVNAGIPVSVPACGVNMLCGSGLRATVMGLQAIKSGDAQVVVAGGQESMSKAPHCVHMRSGTKFGDVSMTDTMLSDGLVDAFNKYHMGITAENVAKQWKISREDQDKFALNSQQKCEAAQKAGHFSNEIVPVTIKTRAGSTQVGKDEFPRSGCTLEGLEKLRAAFVTDGTGTVTAGNASGLNDGAACVVLMEGTESERRGLTPMARVVSWAQAGVDPSVMGTGPIPATRKALEKAGWSIGDVDLFELNEAFAAQSAAVVKDLGCDPSKVNINGGAIALGHPIGASGSRILVTLLHALHRTGGKKGVAALCVGGGMGIAVCVERM, from the exons ATGACACATGTGGATGTTGTGATTGTTTCTGCAGTTAGGACGCCAATAG GTTCTTTCAATGGCGGTCTTTCAACTCTTCCTGCACATGACCTAGGATCAATTTGCATTAAAGAAGCTCTCCAACGCGCTAATTTAAAAGGAGAAGATGTTTCAGAAGTTATTTTGGGACAAGCCCTGTCAGCTG GACAAGGACAGAATCCAGCACGCCAAGCGAGTGTTAATGCAGGAATTCCTGTGTCAGTGCCTGCCTGTGGAGTGAACATGTTGTGTGGGTCAGGACTGCGTGCCACAGTGATGGGATTGCAGGCGATAAAGTCCGGCGACGCCCAGGTGGTGGTGGCAGGAGGCCAGGAGAGCATGAGCAAG GCACCTCATTGTGTACATATGCGGTCGGGGACAAAGTTTGGGGATGTTTCTATGACCGATACTATGCTGTCTGATGGACTGGTTGACGCCTTCAACAAATATCACATGGGCATCACAG CCGAGAATGTGGCTAAACAATGGAAAATATCCCGAGAAGACCAAGACAAATTTGCTCTGAACTCTCAACAAAAATGTGAAGCCGCCCAGAAAGCTGGCCACTTTAGTAATGAAATTGTTCCTGTTACAATCAAAACTAGAGCAG GTTCTACCCAGGTTGGGAAAGATGAGTTCCCTAGATCAGGATGCACACTGGAGGGTCTTGAGAAGTTACGAGCAGCCTTTGTAACAGACGGTACTGGCACGGTCACAGCTGGTAATGCTTCTG GATTAAACGATGGCGCTGCCTGTGTTGTGTTGATGGAAGGGACCGAGTCAGAGAGGCGAGGCCTTACACCCATGGCCCGAGTAGTTTCCTGGGCCCAGGCCGGGGTAGATCCTTCTGTCATGGGGACAGGACCTATACCAGCTACAAGGAAGGCG CTGGAGAAAGCTGGATGGAGCATTGGTGATGTGGACttatttgaattaaatgaaGCATTTGCTGCACAGTCAGCTGCTGTGGTGAAGGATTTGGGCTGTGACCCTAGTAAA GTAAATATCAACGGAGGAGCTATAGCGCTAGGTCATCCCATTGGAGCTTCCGGATCTCGGATACTTGTCACCCTTCTCCATGCCCTCCACCGGACAGGGGGTAAAAAGGGTGTGGCAGCCCTCTGTGTGGGCGGGGGTATGGGAATAGCTGTATGTGTGGAGAGGATGTAG
- the LOC138328141 gene encoding circularly permutated Ras protein 1-like has translation MDFGSDYVYAYDTLEYEVISDEEFEGGMDVSDETDSDSDDDISFGSIAEVAAPPAPGLPPAGAPPLYELPPPPLRRATKATKAKAPAKRGRWRSAPSEDVQVSEFTPGRRERRADTNIVSINFQTLVTPSNMHTGDAVYCENCQAILSHLCKLEDQGEAKVWRCEFCGQQTEVDIVEEEKPTQDDVTFMLTPALSTTSSGPKGTDNSLVIFCVDVSGSMCITTEVPGKLKLRGGGSARNVRRMQDDRRDQFLPNQNRNVTFVSRLQAAQAAVDQQLEEMSKNHPNRRVALIIFNNEVVVVGDGKTTPVVIAGDKLTEKEELVKIGTDLPVPGDIKSTRSILSSKIFELEEGGATALGPALLVATTMASQQPGSKVIICTDGLANVGLGRLDISTTEVQESSLDFYESVADTAADKGVSVSVISMKGTDCKMIQLGKVADKTGGQINIVDPLKLTQEFSTILEGRIIATNVVATLILHKQLFFHFEETEESKVVKNIGNVTSDTEITFEYGVRTKEKKDQAPSSSTANQAPQEVAVGGQSSEAAGQSSEGAGQSSEGAGQSSEGAGQSSEGAGQSSEAAGQSSEGAGQSSEGAGQSSEGRDTDELKELPFQLQVKYTDVDGATALRVLTKTKPVTRDRAQAEKKMKMDVLAKHAAQVSANLALDGMYTQSRSRALMNQRLAWRHKNSETHESKSQRKAAHKTYGAVFGKVKSVENYLNMAQKRETACQGRTYSDEEEEDDDGTSEARAGLFSFGASRATGSSLSAPAASGRGGSLFAGKKGKKKMLKVSRTKETSDEAAQMLYDLKSASKVMKK, from the exons ATGGATTTTGGCTCAGATTACGTTTATGCTTACGACACCTTGGAGTATGAAGTCATTTCTGATGAGGAATTTGAAGGTGGTATGGACGTCAG TGATGAAACTGACTCCGACTCTGATGATGATATTTCATTTG GCAGTATAGCTGAAGTAGCTGCACCCCCAGCTCCAGGACTACCACCTGCAGGAGCACCTCCACTATATGAACTGCCACCCCCTCCTCTCCGTAGAGCAACAAAGGCAACCAAAGCTAAAGCCCCTGCCAAACGGGGACGTTGGAGGAGTGCGCCTTCTGAGG ATGTCCAAGTATCAGAATTCACTCCTGGTCGAAGAGAACGGCGAGCAGACACCAACATTGTATCCATCAATTTCCAAACACTGGTCACGCCAAGTAATATGCATACAGGTGATGCCGTGTATTGTGAGAACTGTCAGGCCATTCTCTCTCATCTCTGCAAGCTTGAGGACCAAGGGGAGGCCAAg GTGTGGCGTTGTGAGTTCTGTGGTCAGCAGACAGAGGTGGACATTGTGGAGGAAGAGAAACCTACTCAGGACGATGTGACCTTTATGTTGACCCCTGCCCTTTCCACCACAAGTAGTGGACCCAAAGGCACAGACAACTCACTGGTCATTTTCTGTGTGGATGTCTCGGGCAGCATGTGTATCACTACAGAG GTACCAGGGAAATTGAAGTTGCGGGGAGGAGGCAGTGCCCGGAATGTGCGTCGGATGCAGGATGATCGCCGTGACCAGTTCCTACCAAACCAGAACAGAAACGTGACGTTTGTGTCAAGGTTACAGGCTGCTCAAGCTGCTGTTGATCAACAACTAGAGGAGATGTCAAAGAACCACCCAAACAGACGAGTGGCCTTAATCATCTTCAACAATGAG GTTGTTGTGGTTGGTGATGGTAAAACAACGCCTGTTGTCATCGCTGGAGATAAACTCACAGAAAAAGAAGAACTGGTGAAGATAGGTACAGACCTTCCTGTTCCAGGGGACATTAAATCTACACGCTCAATACTCAGTAGTAAAATATTCGA GTTAGAGGAAGGTGGGGCTACAGCTCTAGGGCCTGCCTTACTTGTTGCCACGACAATGGCCTCCCAACAGCCGGGTTCAAAGGTCATAATCTGCACTGATGGTCTGGCCAATGTGGGTCTTGGTCGCCTGGACATATCTACCACAGAGGTTCAGGAGAGTTCCCTCGACTTTTACGAAAGTGTGGCTGACACAGCTGCTGATAAGGG AGTTTCTGTCTCGGTGATCAGTATGAAGGGCACAGACTGTAAGATGATACAGCTCGGTAAAGTGGCTGACAAAACTGGCGGACAG ATAAACATTGTGGACCCACTGAAGCTGACACAGGAGTTCTCTACCATACTGGAAGGTCGCATCATAGCAACAAATGTTGTGGCTACACTCATACTTCACAAACAGCT GTTCTTCCACTTTGAAGAGACTGAAGAAAGCAAAGTAGTGAAAAATATTGGAAATGTGACGTCTGACACTGAAATCACTTTCGAGTATGGTGTCAGAACCAAAGAAAAGAAAGACCAAG CTCCATCTTCATCTACTGCAAATCAAGCCCCACAAGAGGTTGCTGTTGGAGGTCAAAGTTCGGAAGCAGCCGGTCAAAGTTCAGAAGGTGCAGGTCAGAGCTCAGAAGGAGCCGGTCAGAGCTCAGAAGGAGCCGGTCAAAGTTCAGAAGGTGCAGGTCAGAGCTCAGAAGCAGCCGGTCAAAGTTCAGAAGGTGCAGGTCAAAGTTCAGAAGGAGCAGGTCAGAGTTCAGAAGGTAGAGATACTGATGAGCTTAAGGAGCTTCCCTTCCAGTTGCAGGTGAAGTACACCGATGTAGATGGTGCCACTGCACTTCGTGTACTTACAAAGACCAAGCCTGTCACAAGGGACCGGGCTCAGGCTGAGAAAA aaatgaaaatggatgttctGGCTAAGCATGCAGCACAGGTATCAGCAAATCTTGCCTTAGATGGAATGTATACACAGTCTCGCAGTAGGGCACTAATGAACCAAAGGCTTGCATGGAGACACAAGAA TAGTGAAACCCATGAAAGTAAATCACAGAGAAAGGCGGCCCATAAAACGTATGGAGCAGTGTTTGGGAAGGTCAAATCAGTCGAAAACTACCTCAACATGGCACAGAAG AGGGAAACAGCATGTCAGGGAAGAACCTACAGtgatgaggaggaggaagacGATGATGGTACCAGTGAAGCTAGGGCTGGTTTATTTTCTTTTGGAGCTTCCAGAGCTACTGGAAGTTCATTATCTGCACCTGCAGCTTCTGGAAGAGGTGGATCTCTCTTTGCAGGAAAGAAAGGCAAAAAGAAG ATGTTGAAAGTATCCAGAACAAAAGAAACTTCAGATGAAGCTGCTCAAATGCTGTATGATCTTAAAAGTGCCAGCAAAGTTATGAAGAAATAA
- the LOC138328167 gene encoding uncharacterized protein: MVNIPKSRKTFCKGKKCKKHTLHKVTQYKTGRASLYAQGKRRYDRKQSGYGGQTKPIFRKKAKTTKKITLRMECTTCKYRKQLSLKRCKHFELGGDKKRKGQMIMF, encoded by the exons ATG GTGAATATTCCGAAATCACGGAAGACCTTTTGCAAGGGTAAAAAGTGCAAGAAGCACACCCTTCACAAAGTTACACAGTACAAGACAGGAAGGGCTTCTCTTTATGCCCAAG GAAAGAGAAGATACGACAGAAAACAAAGTGGATATGGAGGTCAAACGAAGCCTATTTTCCGAAAAAAG GCAAAGACCACAAAGAAAATCACACTGAGAATGGAATGTACAACATGCAAGTACAGGAAACAGCTGTCACTAAAAAGATGTAAGCACTTTGAGTTGGGAGGTGACAAGAAGAGGAAG GGCCAGATGATCATGTTCTAG